Proteins found in one Thunnus maccoyii chromosome 5, fThuMac1.1, whole genome shotgun sequence genomic segment:
- the lrrc4ca gene encoding leucine rich repeat containing 4C, genome duplicate a: MLNKMTSSQQQQMMRGPRWNRALSDPLFVLLLALQLLVVAGLVRAQTCPSVCSCSNQFSKVICTRRGLRDVPDGISTNTRYLNLQENLIQVIKVDSFKHLRHLEILQLSKNHIRKIELGAFNGLASLNTLELFDNRLTTIPNGAFEYLSKLKELWLRNNPIESIPSYAFNRVPSLRRLDLGELKRLSYISEGAFEGLSNLRYLNLGMCNLKEIPNLIPLVKLDELEMSGNQLSVIRPGSFKGLIHLQKLWMMHAQIQTIERNSFDDLQSLVELNLAHNNLTLLPHDLFTPLHHLERVHLHHNPWNCNCDILWLSWWLKEMVPANTSCCARCSSPAHHKGRYIGELDQNYFHCYAPVIVEPPADLNVTEGSAAELKCRASSLTSVSWITPNGSIMTHGAYKVRISVLNDGTLNFTNVTMQDTGTYTCMVSNSAGNTTASATLNVSSTENSSFSYFTTVTVETIETPHNDVVTTTVQQKVGPTPSAGTWESVSPTSTTTTTVRTPLSTRATEKTYTIPVTELGGEGSLNGLDEVMKTTKIIIGCFVAITLMAAVMLIIFYKMRKQHHQQNHHAPTRTIEIINVDEDCVTGGPGMEGHLTLPPLEHEHLNHYNTYKTAYNHASTINSIHSSAHEPLLIRASSKDNVQETQI; this comes from the coding sequence ATGTTAAACAAGATGACCtcctctcagcagcagcagatgatgcGAGGTCCTAGGTGGAACCGGGCCTTGTCCGACCCTTTGTTTGTGCTGCTCCTGGCCCTCCAGCTGCTGGTGGTGGCAGGGTTGGTACGTGCTCAGACGTGCCCCTCTGTCTGCTCCTGTAGTAACCAATTCAGCAAAGTCATCTGCACCCGCCGGGGCCTGCGAGATGTCCCTGATGGAATCTCTACCAACACACGCTACCTGAATCTGCAAGAAAATCTCATTCAGGTCATCAAGGTAGACAGCTTCAAACACCTAAGACATTTGGAGATCCTGCAGCTGAGTAAAAATCACATACGCAAAATTGAGCTGGGGGCCTTCAATGGACTGGCCAGCCTCAATACCTTGGAGCTTTTTGATAACCGCCTCACCACCATCCCAAACGGAGCATTTGAGTACCTGTCCAAACTAAAGGAGCTTTGGCTGAGGAATAACCCCATAGAGAGCATTCCCTCCTATGCTTTCAATAGAGTGCCCTCATTACGACGGTTGGACCTTGGGGAGCTCAAGCGGCTCTCCTACATATCTGAGGGGGCCTTTGAAGGGCTGAGCAATCTGCGCTACTTAAATCTGGGAATGTGCAATCTGAAGGAAATTCCCAATCTTATTCCCCTGGTGAAGCTGGATGAATTGGAGATGTCGGGGAACCAGCTATCTGTCATCCGCCCTGGCTCTTTTAAAGGGCTCATCCATTTGCAGAAGCTATGGATGATGCATGCCCAGATCCAGACCATTGAAAGGAACTCCTTTGATGATCTGCAGTCACTAGTGGAGCTTAATTTAGCCCACAACAACCTTACCCTCTTGCCCCATGATCTGTTCACTCCTTTGCATCACCTGGAGAGGGTGCACTTGCACCACAACCCGTGGAATTGTAACTGTGACATCCTCTGGCTAAGTTGGTGGCTTAAGGAGATGGTACCAGCAAACACCAGCTGCTGTGCCCGCTGCAGCTCACCAGCTCACCACAAGGGGCGATACATTGGTGAGCTGGACCAGAACTACTTTCACTGTTATGCTCCTGTTATTGTGGAGCCCCCTGCTGACCTAAATGTAACAGAAGGAAGTGCTGCAGAGTTGAAATGTAGAGCCAGTTCTTTGACATCAGTGAGCTGGATTACACCCAATGGTTCTATCATGACACACGGTGCATACAAGGTCAGAATCTCAGTGCTGAATGATGGCACTCTGAACTTCACCAATGTTACCATGCAGGACACGGGCACGTATACATGTATGGTCAGTAATTCTGCAGGTAACACAACAGCATCTGCCACACTCAATGTATCCTCTACAGAGAACAGCAGCTTCAGCTACTTCACCACAGTGACAGTAGAGACCATAGAAACACCACATAATGATGTCGTCACCACTACTGTGCAACAGAAGGTGGGCCCCACCCCGTCTGCTGGCACATGGGAGTCTGTTTCACCCACCTCTACAACCACCACCACAGTCCGGACCCCACTTTCCACCCGCGCCACAGAGAAGACTTATACAATCCCTGTCACGGAGCTGGGTGGGGAGGGCTCACTGAATGGCTTGGATGAGGTCATGAAGACAACCAAGATCATCATTGGCTGCTTTGTTGCAATCACACTCATGGCAGCTGTCATGCTAATCATCTTCTACAAGATGCGTAAACAGCACCACCAGCAGAACCACCACGCACCCACACGCACCATTGAGATCATCAATGTGGATGAGGATTGTGTAACAGGAGGCCCAGGCATGGAGGGCCACCTGACGCTGCCTCCTCTCGAGCATGAGCACCTCAACCACTATAACACTTATAAGACTGCATACAACCATGCCTCTACTATCAACTCCATACACAGCTCAGCGCACGAACCTTTGTTAATCCGGGCCAGCTCAAAAGACAATGTACAAGAGACCCAAAtctaa